From Oryzias melastigma strain HK-1 linkage group LG15, ASM292280v2, whole genome shotgun sequence, one genomic window encodes:
- the lrrfip2 gene encoding leucine-rich repeat flightless-interacting protein 2 isoform X6 — protein MGTQGPGRKRAPLKDRFSAEEEALSSIAREAEARLAAKRAARAEARDIRMRELERQQKELSYHSSSSSNRKWGQIHQWMAETEKARTSSSNRSSSRHHRELDDDVSSVRSYRSTSSAMRDLGSNKSRSSSRRKDMLSHGHSTSSLLKSVRSTSSVYNDLHGHKKASSSSSRKDLLTGLYHDQRNYTSLTKTKAPPLPSTSSYQPRATSASSSTSGTGLSRSYSMASIYDDTGLYGSSYSSRAPSEYSWYSSGASSTRSSPVHSSSEDDTVSSVSQERFNRGRRDSTSSDFSDISESAADYFSRSNRRGSIVSDLDDLSIPDLDALDEKCDKQYSDYSRPSSRCTTPGLSPATLASLGGTSSRRGSADAGSTYDPDTSLSELRDIYELKDQIQDVEGRYMQGLKELKDSLTEVEEKYKKAMVSNAQLDNDKGNLIYQVDTLKDVIEEMEESMSEMKRELEEKTKELERQKHTCSVLQHKQEELKEGIRQRDELIEKHGLVVVPGSIPNGEVEEEPLSSGITLVSQEAAQVLESAGDGPLDVRLLKLAEEKEELLFQIRKLKHQLEEERQKHAKVDGVFTDGEKMENGTDLSFIEMQRDANRQISEYKFKLSKAEQEITTMELNITRLEAQMARYKVAADNSEKVEDELKAEKRKLQRELRTALDKLEEMEMTNSHLVKRLEKMKANRNALLAQQ, from the exons ATGGGGACACAAGGCCCAGGGAGGAAACGTGCTCCTTTGAAAGATCGCTTctcagcagaagaagaagctctgAGTAGTATTGCTCGTGAG GCGGAGGCGAGGCTGGCGGCGAAGAGGGCAGCGCGAGCAGAGGCCAGAGATATTCGAATGAGGGAACTGGAGCGACAGCAGAAAGAG CTTTCCTACCACTCATCCAGCAGTAGCAATAGAAAATGGGGTCAGATTCATCAGTGGATG GCCGAAACAGAAAAAGCAAGAACTTCTAGTAGTAATAGATCCAGCAGCCGTCATCACCGG GAGCTGGACGATGACGTCAGTTCAGTTCGCAGCTACAGG TCTACATCATCAGCGATGCGGGACTTGGGGTCTAACAAGAGTCGGTCCAGTTCTCGTAGAAAGGACATGTTG TCTCATGGCCACTCCACTAGTTCCCTCCTCAAGAGTGTCCGCTCCACT AGTTCTGTATACAATGACCTGCATGGCCATAAAAAggcttcctccagctcctcaaGAAAAGACTTGCTG ACTGGACTGTACCACGATCAAAGGAACTACACCAGCCTTACCAAGACCAAAGCTCCTCCCCTTCCTTCCACTTCCTCCTATCAGCCTCGG GCcacctccgcctcctcctccacctctggCACAGGGCTGTCTCGTAGCTACAGCATG GCATCCATTTATGACGACACAGGTCTTTATGGCTCAAGTTACAGTTCAAGAGCT CCCTCTGAATACAGCTGGTACTCCTCTGGAGCCAGCTCCACCCGCAGCAGCCCTGTG CACTCTTCATCAGAAGATGACACTGTCAGCAGTGTGTCCCAGGAGCGCTTCAACAGAGGCCGGAGGGACAGTACG TCGTCTGACTTCTCGGACATTAGCGAATCCGCCGCGGATTATTTCAGCCGCTCCAACCGAAGGGGCAGCATCGTGTCTGACCTTGATGATTTGAGCATTCCAGATTTGGACGCT CTGGATGAAAAATGCGACAAACAGTACTCCGACTACAGTCGG CCTTCGTCTCGCTGCACCACCCCAGGCCTGTCTCCAGCCACCCTGGCCTCGCTGGGCGGGACCTCGTCTAGAAGAGGGAGCGCCGACGCCGGCAGCACGTACGACCCCGACACCAGTCTGAGCGAGCTGAGG GATATCTATGAACTAAAGGACCAGATTCAGGATGTAGAGGGGCGGTACATGCAAGGGCTTAAAGAGCTGAAG GACTCACTCACAGAAGTGGAGGAGAAGTATAAGAAAGCCATGGTCTCCAACGCACAGTTGGACAACGACAAAGGCAACCTCATTTATCAAGTGGACACACTCAAGGACGTCATCGAAGAGATGGAGGAGTCCATGTCAGAGATGAAGagggagctggaggagaagaCGAAG GAACTGgaaagacagaaacacacatGCTCGGTTCTGCAGCATAAACAAGAAGAACTGAAGGAGGGAATCCGCCAGAGGGACGAGCTCATAGAG AAACACGGGCTGGTGGTGGTTCCAGGCAGCATACCGAACGGAGAAGTGGAGGAGGAGCCTCTGTCGTCAGGGATCACGCTGGTCTCCCAAGAGGCCGCTCAGGTTCTGGAGTCTGCAGGAGATGGTCCGCTGG ATGTGAGGCTACTGAAGCTGGCCGAGGAAAAAGAAGAGCTGCTGTTTCAGATCAGGAAGCTGAAGCATCAGCTGGAAGAGGAGCGGCAGAAACACGCCAAGGTGGACGGCGTTTTCACAGACGGGGAGAAGATGGAGAACGGTACAGACTTGAGCTTCATCGAGATGCAGA GAGACGCCAACAGACAGATTAGCGAATACAAGTTCAAGCTTTCTAAGGCAGAACAAGAAATAACCACCATGGAACTAAAT ATCACCAGACTTGAAGCGCAGATGGCTCGGTACAAAGTCGCAGCTGATAACTCAGAGAAGGTAGAAGATGAACTTAAAGCAGAGAAAAGGAAACTTCAGAGAGAG CTGCGCACAGCTCTGGATAAGTTGGAGGAGATGGAGATGACCAACAGCCACCTAGTGAAGCGCCTGGAGAAGATGAAGGCCAACAGAAACGCCCTCCTGGCTCAGCAGTGA
- the lrrfip2 gene encoding leucine-rich repeat flightless-interacting protein 2 isoform X2, with translation MGTQGPGRKRAPLKDRFSAEEEALSSIAREAEARLAAKRAARAEARDIRMRELERQQKELSYHSSSSSNRKWGQIHQWMAETEKARTSSSNRSSSRHHRELDDDVSSVRSYRSTSSAMRDLGSNKSRSSSRRKDMLSHGHSTSSLLKSVRSTSSVYNDLHGHKKASSSSSRKDLLTGLYHDQRNYTSLTKTKAPPLPSTSSYQPRATSASSSTSGTGLSRSYSMASIYDDTGLYGSSYSSRAPSEYSWYSSGASSTRSSPVHSSSEDDTVSSVSQERFNRGRRDSTSSDFSDISESAADYFSRSNRRGSIVSDLDDLSIPDLDALDEKCDKQYSDYSRPSSRCTTPGLSPATLASLGGTSSRRGSADAGSTYDPDTSLSELRDSLTEVEEKYKKAMVSNAQLDNDKGNLIYQVDTLKDVIEEMEESMSEMKRELEEKTKELERQKHTCSVLQHKQEELKEGIRQRDELIEESQRMQTKLDALTREVFDLQETINWKDKKIAALERQKEYFDCIRNERDELRDELADIKGKSKAGEKHGLVVVPGSIPNGEVEEEPLSSGITLVSQEAAQVLESAGDGPLDVRLLKLAEEKEELLFQIRKLKHQLEEERQKHAKVDGVFTDGEKMENGTDLSFIEMQRDANRQISEYKFKLSKAEQEITTMELNITRLEAQMARYKVAADNSEKVEDELKAEKRKLQRELRTALDKLEEMEMTNSHLVKRLEKMKANRNALLAQQ, from the exons ATGGGGACACAAGGCCCAGGGAGGAAACGTGCTCCTTTGAAAGATCGCTTctcagcagaagaagaagctctgAGTAGTATTGCTCGTGAG GCGGAGGCGAGGCTGGCGGCGAAGAGGGCAGCGCGAGCAGAGGCCAGAGATATTCGAATGAGGGAACTGGAGCGACAGCAGAAAGAG CTTTCCTACCACTCATCCAGCAGTAGCAATAGAAAATGGGGTCAGATTCATCAGTGGATG GCCGAAACAGAAAAAGCAAGAACTTCTAGTAGTAATAGATCCAGCAGCCGTCATCACCGG GAGCTGGACGATGACGTCAGTTCAGTTCGCAGCTACAGG TCTACATCATCAGCGATGCGGGACTTGGGGTCTAACAAGAGTCGGTCCAGTTCTCGTAGAAAGGACATGTTG TCTCATGGCCACTCCACTAGTTCCCTCCTCAAGAGTGTCCGCTCCACT AGTTCTGTATACAATGACCTGCATGGCCATAAAAAggcttcctccagctcctcaaGAAAAGACTTGCTG ACTGGACTGTACCACGATCAAAGGAACTACACCAGCCTTACCAAGACCAAAGCTCCTCCCCTTCCTTCCACTTCCTCCTATCAGCCTCGG GCcacctccgcctcctcctccacctctggCACAGGGCTGTCTCGTAGCTACAGCATG GCATCCATTTATGACGACACAGGTCTTTATGGCTCAAGTTACAGTTCAAGAGCT CCCTCTGAATACAGCTGGTACTCCTCTGGAGCCAGCTCCACCCGCAGCAGCCCTGTG CACTCTTCATCAGAAGATGACACTGTCAGCAGTGTGTCCCAGGAGCGCTTCAACAGAGGCCGGAGGGACAGTACG TCGTCTGACTTCTCGGACATTAGCGAATCCGCCGCGGATTATTTCAGCCGCTCCAACCGAAGGGGCAGCATCGTGTCTGACCTTGATGATTTGAGCATTCCAGATTTGGACGCT CTGGATGAAAAATGCGACAAACAGTACTCCGACTACAGTCGG CCTTCGTCTCGCTGCACCACCCCAGGCCTGTCTCCAGCCACCCTGGCCTCGCTGGGCGGGACCTCGTCTAGAAGAGGGAGCGCCGACGCCGGCAGCACGTACGACCCCGACACCAGTCTGAGCGAGCTGAGG GACTCACTCACAGAAGTGGAGGAGAAGTATAAGAAAGCCATGGTCTCCAACGCACAGTTGGACAACGACAAAGGCAACCTCATTTATCAAGTGGACACACTCAAGGACGTCATCGAAGAGATGGAGGAGTCCATGTCAGAGATGAAGagggagctggaggagaagaCGAAG GAACTGgaaagacagaaacacacatGCTCGGTTCTGCAGCATAAACAAGAAGAACTGAAGGAGGGAATCCGCCAGAGGGACGAGCTCATAGAG GAGAGCCAGCGAATGCAGACTAAGTTAGACGCTCTGACCAGGGAGGTGTTTGATCTCCAGGAAACTATAAACTGGAAGGACAAAAAGATCGCG GCCCTAGAGAGACAGAAAGAGTACTTTGATTGCATTAGGAATGAGAGGGACGAGCTCAGAGATGAGCTCGCTGACATCAAGGGGAAGTCCAAGGCAGGAGAG AAACACGGGCTGGTGGTGGTTCCAGGCAGCATACCGAACGGAGAAGTGGAGGAGGAGCCTCTGTCGTCAGGGATCACGCTGGTCTCCCAAGAGGCCGCTCAGGTTCTGGAGTCTGCAGGAGATGGTCCGCTGG ATGTGAGGCTACTGAAGCTGGCCGAGGAAAAAGAAGAGCTGCTGTTTCAGATCAGGAAGCTGAAGCATCAGCTGGAAGAGGAGCGGCAGAAACACGCCAAGGTGGACGGCGTTTTCACAGACGGGGAGAAGATGGAGAACGGTACAGACTTGAGCTTCATCGAGATGCAGA GAGACGCCAACAGACAGATTAGCGAATACAAGTTCAAGCTTTCTAAGGCAGAACAAGAAATAACCACCATGGAACTAAAT ATCACCAGACTTGAAGCGCAGATGGCTCGGTACAAAGTCGCAGCTGATAACTCAGAGAAGGTAGAAGATGAACTTAAAGCAGAGAAAAGGAAACTTCAGAGAGAG CTGCGCACAGCTCTGGATAAGTTGGAGGAGATGGAGATGACCAACAGCCACCTAGTGAAGCGCCTGGAGAAGATGAAGGCCAACAGAAACGCCCTCCTGGCTCAGCAGTGA
- the lrrfip2 gene encoding leucine-rich repeat flightless-interacting protein 2 isoform X5: MGTQGPGRKRAPLKDRFSAEEEALSSIAREAEARLAAKRAARAEARDIRMRELERQQKELSYHSSSSSNRKWGQIHQWMAETEKARTSSSNRSSSRHHRELDDDVSSVRSYRSTSSAMRDLGSNKSRSSSRRKDMLSHGHSTSSLLKSVRSTSSVYNDLHGHKKASSSSSRKDLLTGLYHDQRNYTSLTKTKAPPLPSTSSYQPRATSASSSTSGTGLSRSYSMASIYDDTGLYGSSYSSRAPSEYSWYSSGASSTRSSPVHSSSEDDTVSSVSQERFNRGRRDSTSSDFSDISESAADYFSRSNRRGSIVSDLDDLSIPDLDALDEKCDKQYSDYSRPSSRCTTPGLSPATLASLGGTSSRRGSADAGSTYDPDTSLSELRDSLTEVEEKYKKAMVSNAQLDNDKGNLIYQVDTLKDVIEEMEESMSEMKRELEEKTKELERQKHTCSVLQHKQEELKEGIRQRDELIEALERQKEYFDCIRNERDELRDELADIKGKSKAGEKHGLVVVPGSIPNGEVEEEPLSSGITLVSQEAAQVLESAGDGPLDVRLLKLAEEKEELLFQIRKLKHQLEEERQKHAKVDGVFTDGEKMENGTDLSFIEMQRDANRQISEYKFKLSKAEQEITTMELNITRLEAQMARYKVAADNSEKVEDELKAEKRKLQRELRTALDKLEEMEMTNSHLVKRLEKMKANRNALLAQQ; this comes from the exons ATGGGGACACAAGGCCCAGGGAGGAAACGTGCTCCTTTGAAAGATCGCTTctcagcagaagaagaagctctgAGTAGTATTGCTCGTGAG GCGGAGGCGAGGCTGGCGGCGAAGAGGGCAGCGCGAGCAGAGGCCAGAGATATTCGAATGAGGGAACTGGAGCGACAGCAGAAAGAG CTTTCCTACCACTCATCCAGCAGTAGCAATAGAAAATGGGGTCAGATTCATCAGTGGATG GCCGAAACAGAAAAAGCAAGAACTTCTAGTAGTAATAGATCCAGCAGCCGTCATCACCGG GAGCTGGACGATGACGTCAGTTCAGTTCGCAGCTACAGG TCTACATCATCAGCGATGCGGGACTTGGGGTCTAACAAGAGTCGGTCCAGTTCTCGTAGAAAGGACATGTTG TCTCATGGCCACTCCACTAGTTCCCTCCTCAAGAGTGTCCGCTCCACT AGTTCTGTATACAATGACCTGCATGGCCATAAAAAggcttcctccagctcctcaaGAAAAGACTTGCTG ACTGGACTGTACCACGATCAAAGGAACTACACCAGCCTTACCAAGACCAAAGCTCCTCCCCTTCCTTCCACTTCCTCCTATCAGCCTCGG GCcacctccgcctcctcctccacctctggCACAGGGCTGTCTCGTAGCTACAGCATG GCATCCATTTATGACGACACAGGTCTTTATGGCTCAAGTTACAGTTCAAGAGCT CCCTCTGAATACAGCTGGTACTCCTCTGGAGCCAGCTCCACCCGCAGCAGCCCTGTG CACTCTTCATCAGAAGATGACACTGTCAGCAGTGTGTCCCAGGAGCGCTTCAACAGAGGCCGGAGGGACAGTACG TCGTCTGACTTCTCGGACATTAGCGAATCCGCCGCGGATTATTTCAGCCGCTCCAACCGAAGGGGCAGCATCGTGTCTGACCTTGATGATTTGAGCATTCCAGATTTGGACGCT CTGGATGAAAAATGCGACAAACAGTACTCCGACTACAGTCGG CCTTCGTCTCGCTGCACCACCCCAGGCCTGTCTCCAGCCACCCTGGCCTCGCTGGGCGGGACCTCGTCTAGAAGAGGGAGCGCCGACGCCGGCAGCACGTACGACCCCGACACCAGTCTGAGCGAGCTGAGG GACTCACTCACAGAAGTGGAGGAGAAGTATAAGAAAGCCATGGTCTCCAACGCACAGTTGGACAACGACAAAGGCAACCTCATTTATCAAGTGGACACACTCAAGGACGTCATCGAAGAGATGGAGGAGTCCATGTCAGAGATGAAGagggagctggaggagaagaCGAAG GAACTGgaaagacagaaacacacatGCTCGGTTCTGCAGCATAAACAAGAAGAACTGAAGGAGGGAATCCGCCAGAGGGACGAGCTCATAGAG GCCCTAGAGAGACAGAAAGAGTACTTTGATTGCATTAGGAATGAGAGGGACGAGCTCAGAGATGAGCTCGCTGACATCAAGGGGAAGTCCAAGGCAGGAGAG AAACACGGGCTGGTGGTGGTTCCAGGCAGCATACCGAACGGAGAAGTGGAGGAGGAGCCTCTGTCGTCAGGGATCACGCTGGTCTCCCAAGAGGCCGCTCAGGTTCTGGAGTCTGCAGGAGATGGTCCGCTGG ATGTGAGGCTACTGAAGCTGGCCGAGGAAAAAGAAGAGCTGCTGTTTCAGATCAGGAAGCTGAAGCATCAGCTGGAAGAGGAGCGGCAGAAACACGCCAAGGTGGACGGCGTTTTCACAGACGGGGAGAAGATGGAGAACGGTACAGACTTGAGCTTCATCGAGATGCAGA GAGACGCCAACAGACAGATTAGCGAATACAAGTTCAAGCTTTCTAAGGCAGAACAAGAAATAACCACCATGGAACTAAAT ATCACCAGACTTGAAGCGCAGATGGCTCGGTACAAAGTCGCAGCTGATAACTCAGAGAAGGTAGAAGATGAACTTAAAGCAGAGAAAAGGAAACTTCAGAGAGAG CTGCGCACAGCTCTGGATAAGTTGGAGGAGATGGAGATGACCAACAGCCACCTAGTGAAGCGCCTGGAGAAGATGAAGGCCAACAGAAACGCCCTCCTGGCTCAGCAGTGA
- the lrrfip2 gene encoding leucine-rich repeat flightless-interacting protein 2 isoform X11, whose amino-acid sequence MGTQGPGRKRAPLKDRFSAEEEALSSIAREAEARLAAKRAARAEARDIRMRELERQQKELDEKCDKQYSDYSRPSSRCTTPGLSPATLASLGGTSSRRGSADAGSTYDPDTSLSELRDIYELKDQIQDVEGRYMQGLKELKDSLTEVEEKYKKAMVSNAQLDNDKGNLIYQVDTLKDVIEEMEESMSEMKRELEEKTKELERQKHTCSVLQHKQEELKEGIRQRDELIEKHGLVVVPGSIPNGEVEEEPLSSGITLVSQEAAQVLESAGDGPLDVRLLKLAEEKEELLFQIRKLKHQLEEERQKHAKVDGVFTDGEKMENGTDLSFIEMQRDANRQISEYKFKLSKAEQEITTMELNITRLEAQMARYKVAADNSEKVEDELKAEKRKLQRELRTALDKLEEMEMTNSHLVKRLEKMKANRNALLAQQ is encoded by the exons ATGGGGACACAAGGCCCAGGGAGGAAACGTGCTCCTTTGAAAGATCGCTTctcagcagaagaagaagctctgAGTAGTATTGCTCGTGAG GCGGAGGCGAGGCTGGCGGCGAAGAGGGCAGCGCGAGCAGAGGCCAGAGATATTCGAATGAGGGAACTGGAGCGACAGCAGAAAGAG CTGGATGAAAAATGCGACAAACAGTACTCCGACTACAGTCGG CCTTCGTCTCGCTGCACCACCCCAGGCCTGTCTCCAGCCACCCTGGCCTCGCTGGGCGGGACCTCGTCTAGAAGAGGGAGCGCCGACGCCGGCAGCACGTACGACCCCGACACCAGTCTGAGCGAGCTGAGG GATATCTATGAACTAAAGGACCAGATTCAGGATGTAGAGGGGCGGTACATGCAAGGGCTTAAAGAGCTGAAG GACTCACTCACAGAAGTGGAGGAGAAGTATAAGAAAGCCATGGTCTCCAACGCACAGTTGGACAACGACAAAGGCAACCTCATTTATCAAGTGGACACACTCAAGGACGTCATCGAAGAGATGGAGGAGTCCATGTCAGAGATGAAGagggagctggaggagaagaCGAAG GAACTGgaaagacagaaacacacatGCTCGGTTCTGCAGCATAAACAAGAAGAACTGAAGGAGGGAATCCGCCAGAGGGACGAGCTCATAGAG AAACACGGGCTGGTGGTGGTTCCAGGCAGCATACCGAACGGAGAAGTGGAGGAGGAGCCTCTGTCGTCAGGGATCACGCTGGTCTCCCAAGAGGCCGCTCAGGTTCTGGAGTCTGCAGGAGATGGTCCGCTGG ATGTGAGGCTACTGAAGCTGGCCGAGGAAAAAGAAGAGCTGCTGTTTCAGATCAGGAAGCTGAAGCATCAGCTGGAAGAGGAGCGGCAGAAACACGCCAAGGTGGACGGCGTTTTCACAGACGGGGAGAAGATGGAGAACGGTACAGACTTGAGCTTCATCGAGATGCAGA GAGACGCCAACAGACAGATTAGCGAATACAAGTTCAAGCTTTCTAAGGCAGAACAAGAAATAACCACCATGGAACTAAAT ATCACCAGACTTGAAGCGCAGATGGCTCGGTACAAAGTCGCAGCTGATAACTCAGAGAAGGTAGAAGATGAACTTAAAGCAGAGAAAAGGAAACTTCAGAGAGAG CTGCGCACAGCTCTGGATAAGTTGGAGGAGATGGAGATGACCAACAGCCACCTAGTGAAGCGCCTGGAGAAGATGAAGGCCAACAGAAACGCCCTCCTGGCTCAGCAGTGA
- the lrrfip2 gene encoding leucine-rich repeat flightless-interacting protein 2 isoform X12, which produces MGTQGPGRKRAPLKDRFSAEEEALSSIAREAEARLAAKRAARAEARDIRMRELERQQKELDEKCDKQYSDYSRPSSRCTTPGLSPATLASLGGTSSRRGSADAGSTYDPDTSLSELRDSLTEVEEKYKKAMVSNAQLDNDKGNLIYQVDTLKDVIEEMEESMSEMKRELEEKTKELERQKHTCSVLQHKQEELKEGIRQRDELIEKHGLVVVPGSIPNGEVEEEPLSSGITLVSQEAAQVLESAGDGPLDVRLLKLAEEKEELLFQIRKLKHQLEEERQKHAKVDGVFTDGEKMENGTDLSFIEMQRDANRQISEYKFKLSKAEQEITTMELNITRLEAQMARYKVAADNSEKVEDELKAEKRKLQRELRTALDKLEEMEMTNSHLVKRLEKMKANRNALLAQQ; this is translated from the exons ATGGGGACACAAGGCCCAGGGAGGAAACGTGCTCCTTTGAAAGATCGCTTctcagcagaagaagaagctctgAGTAGTATTGCTCGTGAG GCGGAGGCGAGGCTGGCGGCGAAGAGGGCAGCGCGAGCAGAGGCCAGAGATATTCGAATGAGGGAACTGGAGCGACAGCAGAAAGAG CTGGATGAAAAATGCGACAAACAGTACTCCGACTACAGTCGG CCTTCGTCTCGCTGCACCACCCCAGGCCTGTCTCCAGCCACCCTGGCCTCGCTGGGCGGGACCTCGTCTAGAAGAGGGAGCGCCGACGCCGGCAGCACGTACGACCCCGACACCAGTCTGAGCGAGCTGAGG GACTCACTCACAGAAGTGGAGGAGAAGTATAAGAAAGCCATGGTCTCCAACGCACAGTTGGACAACGACAAAGGCAACCTCATTTATCAAGTGGACACACTCAAGGACGTCATCGAAGAGATGGAGGAGTCCATGTCAGAGATGAAGagggagctggaggagaagaCGAAG GAACTGgaaagacagaaacacacatGCTCGGTTCTGCAGCATAAACAAGAAGAACTGAAGGAGGGAATCCGCCAGAGGGACGAGCTCATAGAG AAACACGGGCTGGTGGTGGTTCCAGGCAGCATACCGAACGGAGAAGTGGAGGAGGAGCCTCTGTCGTCAGGGATCACGCTGGTCTCCCAAGAGGCCGCTCAGGTTCTGGAGTCTGCAGGAGATGGTCCGCTGG ATGTGAGGCTACTGAAGCTGGCCGAGGAAAAAGAAGAGCTGCTGTTTCAGATCAGGAAGCTGAAGCATCAGCTGGAAGAGGAGCGGCAGAAACACGCCAAGGTGGACGGCGTTTTCACAGACGGGGAGAAGATGGAGAACGGTACAGACTTGAGCTTCATCGAGATGCAGA GAGACGCCAACAGACAGATTAGCGAATACAAGTTCAAGCTTTCTAAGGCAGAACAAGAAATAACCACCATGGAACTAAAT ATCACCAGACTTGAAGCGCAGATGGCTCGGTACAAAGTCGCAGCTGATAACTCAGAGAAGGTAGAAGATGAACTTAAAGCAGAGAAAAGGAAACTTCAGAGAGAG CTGCGCACAGCTCTGGATAAGTTGGAGGAGATGGAGATGACCAACAGCCACCTAGTGAAGCGCCTGGAGAAGATGAAGGCCAACAGAAACGCCCTCCTGGCTCAGCAGTGA
- the lrrfip2 gene encoding leucine-rich repeat flightless-interacting protein 2 isoform X7 — protein sequence MGTQGPGRKRAPLKDRFSAEEEALSSIAREAEARLAAKRAARAEARDIRMRELERQQKELDEKCDKQYSDYSRPSSRCTTPGLSPATLASLGGTSSRRGSADAGSTYDPDTSLSELRDIYELKDQIQDVEGRYMQGLKELKDSLTEVEEKYKKAMVSNAQLDNDKGNLIYQVDTLKDVIEEMEESMSEMKRELEEKTKELERQKHTCSVLQHKQEELKEGIRQRDELIEESQRMQTKLDALTREVFDLQETINWKDKKIAALERQKEYFDCIRNERDELRDELADIKGKSKAGEKHGLVVVPGSIPNGEVEEEPLSSGITLVSQEAAQVLESAGDGPLDVRLLKLAEEKEELLFQIRKLKHQLEEERQKHAKVDGVFTDGEKMENGTDLSFIEMQRDANRQISEYKFKLSKAEQEITTMELNITRLEAQMARYKVAADNSEKVEDELKAEKRKLQRELRTALDKLEEMEMTNSHLVKRLEKMKANRNALLAQQ from the exons ATGGGGACACAAGGCCCAGGGAGGAAACGTGCTCCTTTGAAAGATCGCTTctcagcagaagaagaagctctgAGTAGTATTGCTCGTGAG GCGGAGGCGAGGCTGGCGGCGAAGAGGGCAGCGCGAGCAGAGGCCAGAGATATTCGAATGAGGGAACTGGAGCGACAGCAGAAAGAG CTGGATGAAAAATGCGACAAACAGTACTCCGACTACAGTCGG CCTTCGTCTCGCTGCACCACCCCAGGCCTGTCTCCAGCCACCCTGGCCTCGCTGGGCGGGACCTCGTCTAGAAGAGGGAGCGCCGACGCCGGCAGCACGTACGACCCCGACACCAGTCTGAGCGAGCTGAGG GATATCTATGAACTAAAGGACCAGATTCAGGATGTAGAGGGGCGGTACATGCAAGGGCTTAAAGAGCTGAAG GACTCACTCACAGAAGTGGAGGAGAAGTATAAGAAAGCCATGGTCTCCAACGCACAGTTGGACAACGACAAAGGCAACCTCATTTATCAAGTGGACACACTCAAGGACGTCATCGAAGAGATGGAGGAGTCCATGTCAGAGATGAAGagggagctggaggagaagaCGAAG GAACTGgaaagacagaaacacacatGCTCGGTTCTGCAGCATAAACAAGAAGAACTGAAGGAGGGAATCCGCCAGAGGGACGAGCTCATAGAG GAGAGCCAGCGAATGCAGACTAAGTTAGACGCTCTGACCAGGGAGGTGTTTGATCTCCAGGAAACTATAAACTGGAAGGACAAAAAGATCGCG GCCCTAGAGAGACAGAAAGAGTACTTTGATTGCATTAGGAATGAGAGGGACGAGCTCAGAGATGAGCTCGCTGACATCAAGGGGAAGTCCAAGGCAGGAGAG AAACACGGGCTGGTGGTGGTTCCAGGCAGCATACCGAACGGAGAAGTGGAGGAGGAGCCTCTGTCGTCAGGGATCACGCTGGTCTCCCAAGAGGCCGCTCAGGTTCTGGAGTCTGCAGGAGATGGTCCGCTGG ATGTGAGGCTACTGAAGCTGGCCGAGGAAAAAGAAGAGCTGCTGTTTCAGATCAGGAAGCTGAAGCATCAGCTGGAAGAGGAGCGGCAGAAACACGCCAAGGTGGACGGCGTTTTCACAGACGGGGAGAAGATGGAGAACGGTACAGACTTGAGCTTCATCGAGATGCAGA GAGACGCCAACAGACAGATTAGCGAATACAAGTTCAAGCTTTCTAAGGCAGAACAAGAAATAACCACCATGGAACTAAAT ATCACCAGACTTGAAGCGCAGATGGCTCGGTACAAAGTCGCAGCTGATAACTCAGAGAAGGTAGAAGATGAACTTAAAGCAGAGAAAAGGAAACTTCAGAGAGAG CTGCGCACAGCTCTGGATAAGTTGGAGGAGATGGAGATGACCAACAGCCACCTAGTGAAGCGCCTGGAGAAGATGAAGGCCAACAGAAACGCCCTCCTGGCTCAGCAGTGA